From a region of the Enterobacter cancerogenus genome:
- the proV gene encoding glycine betaine/L-proline ABC transporter ATP-binding protein ProV, protein MAIKLEVKNLYKIFGEHPQRAFKYIEKGLSKEQILEKTGLSLGVKDASLAIEEGEIFVIMGLSGSGKSTMVRLLNRLIEPTRGQVLIDGVDIARISDAELREVRRKKIAMVFQSFALMPHMTVLDNTAFGMELAGAGAAERQEKALDALRQVGLENYAHAYPDELSGGMRQRVGLARALAINPDILLMDEAFSALDPLIRTEMQDELVKLQAKHQRTVVFISHDLDEAMRIGDRIAIMQNGEVVQVGTPDEILNNPANDYVRTFFRGVDISQVFSAKDIARRTPNGIIRKTPGFGPRSALKLLQDEDREYGYLVERGNKFVGVVSIDSLKTALAENQSIDAAVIDAPLAVDAETPLSELLSHVGQAPCAVPVVGEEQQYVGIISKRMLLQALDREGTNNG, encoded by the coding sequence ATGGCAATTAAATTAGAAGTGAAAAATCTTTATAAAATATTTGGCGAGCATCCGCAGCGCGCATTCAAATATATTGAGAAAGGCCTCTCGAAAGAACAAATTCTGGAAAAAACCGGGCTATCGCTTGGCGTTAAAGACGCCAGTCTGGCCATTGAAGAAGGCGAGATTTTTGTCATCATGGGATTATCCGGTTCGGGTAAATCCACTATGGTTCGCCTTCTCAATCGCCTGATTGAACCCACCCGTGGACAGGTGCTGATTGATGGCGTGGATATCGCCAGAATATCAGATGCTGAGCTTCGCGAGGTGCGCAGAAAGAAGATTGCAATGGTCTTTCAGTCATTTGCGCTGATGCCACACATGACGGTATTAGATAATACCGCCTTTGGCATGGAATTAGCAGGCGCAGGCGCCGCTGAACGTCAGGAAAAAGCGCTGGATGCATTACGTCAGGTGGGCCTTGAAAATTATGCCCACGCTTATCCAGATGAACTTTCTGGTGGGATGCGTCAGCGCGTAGGATTAGCCCGCGCATTAGCCATTAATCCCGATATTTTATTAATGGATGAAGCCTTCTCCGCGCTCGATCCGCTAATTCGTACTGAAATGCAGGATGAGCTGGTAAAATTACAGGCTAAACATCAACGAACCGTGGTATTTATTTCTCACGATCTTGATGAAGCCATGCGTATTGGCGATCGCATTGCCATTATGCAAAACGGTGAAGTCGTGCAGGTCGGTACACCGGATGAAATACTCAATAATCCGGCGAATGATTATGTGCGAACCTTCTTCCGCGGTGTGGATATTAGCCAGGTGTTTAGCGCCAAAGATATTGCGCGCCGCACGCCGAACGGCATCATTCGCAAAACGCCAGGCTTCGGCCCACGCTCCGCGCTCAAACTGCTGCAGGATGAAGACCGTGAATACGGTTATCTGGTTGAACGCGGTAACAAATTTGTTGGCGTGGTCTCCATCGACTCCCTGAAAACCGCTCTGGCTGAAAATCAGAGCATTGATGCGGCCGTGATCGACGCCCCGCTTGCCGTGGACGCCGAAACGCCGCTTAGCGAGCTGCTTTCACACGTTGGCCAGGCACCCTGTGCCGTTCCGGTCGTCGGTGAAGAACAACAGTACGTCGGCATCATCTCAAAACGCATGTTGCTGCAGGCTTTAGATCGCGAGGGGACAAACAATGGCTGA
- the nrdF gene encoding class 1b ribonucleoside-diphosphate reductase subunit beta, which yields MKLSRVSAVNWNKIQDDKDLEVWNRLTSNFWLPEKVPLSNDIPAWQTLSHAEQQLTIRVFTGLTLLDTIQNTVGAPALMSDALTPHEEAVMSNISFMEAVHARSYSSIFSTLCQTKDVDAAYDWSEECESLQRKANLVLEYYQADDPLKKKIASVFLESFLFYSGFWLPMYWSSRGKLTNTADLIRLIIRDEAVHGYYIGYKYQKGLESVSEARREELKGFALDLLMDLYDNELSYTEALYAGSGWEDEVKVFLCYNANKALMNLGYEALFPPDMADVNPAILAALSPNADENHDFFSGSGSSYVMGKAVETEDEDWDF from the coding sequence ATGAAACTGTCACGCGTGAGTGCCGTTAACTGGAACAAGATCCAGGACGATAAAGACCTGGAGGTGTGGAACCGCCTGACCAGCAACTTCTGGTTGCCAGAGAAAGTGCCGTTATCTAACGATATTCCGGCCTGGCAAACGCTTAGCCACGCCGAGCAGCAGCTGACCATCCGCGTCTTTACCGGGCTGACGCTGCTCGACACCATTCAGAATACCGTGGGTGCGCCCGCGCTGATGAGTGACGCGCTGACGCCGCATGAAGAGGCGGTGATGTCGAACATCAGCTTTATGGAGGCGGTTCACGCCCGCTCCTACAGCTCGATTTTCTCAACCCTGTGTCAGACCAAAGATGTGGACGCCGCGTACGACTGGAGTGAGGAGTGCGAATCATTGCAGCGCAAGGCGAACCTGGTGCTGGAGTATTATCAGGCCGACGATCCGCTGAAGAAGAAAATCGCCAGCGTATTTCTGGAATCGTTCCTGTTCTATTCCGGATTCTGGCTGCCGATGTACTGGTCGAGCCGCGGCAAGCTGACCAACACCGCCGATTTGATTCGTCTGATCATTCGCGATGAAGCCGTACACGGATATTACATTGGCTATAAATATCAGAAAGGGCTGGAGAGCGTCAGCGAAGCCCGGCGCGAGGAGCTGAAAGGCTTTGCGCTGGATCTGCTGATGGATCTCTATGACAACGAGCTGAGCTATACCGAGGCGCTGTACGCCGGCTCCGGCTGGGAGGACGAGGTCAAAGTGTTTCTCTGCTACAACGCCAATAAGGCGCTGATGAACCTCGGCTACGAGGCGCTGTTTCCACCGGACATGGCGGACGTAAACCCGGCCATTCTGGCGGCGCTTTCACCCAATGCTGATGAAAACCACGATTTCTTCTCCGGCTCCGGATCGTCTTACGTAATGGGCAAAGCGGTTGAAACTGAAGATGAGGATTGGGATTTTTAA
- the nrdE gene encoding class 1b ribonucleoside-diphosphate reductase subunit alpha codes for MATTTAEPVVQATPDYHALNAMLNLYDREGHIQFGKDHDAVDAFFATHVRPNTVAFESIQQRLDYLVKEGYYEERVLARYGRDAIVKLFEHAHARGFRFQTFLGVWKYYTSYTLKTFDGKRYLETFEDRVVMVALTLAQGDEALAVQLTDEILSGRFQPATPTFLNAGKAQRGELVSCFLLRIEDNMESIGRAVNSALQLSKRGGGVAFLLSNLREAGAPIKRIENQSSGVIPVMKMLEDAFSYANQLGARQGAGAVYLHAHHPDILRFLDTKRENADEKIRIKTLSLGVVIPDITFQLAKENADMALFSPYDIERLYGKAFGDVAISERYDELVADDRIRKKYINARDFFQTLAEIQFESGYPYIMYEDTVNRANPIAGRINMSNLCSEILQVNAASTYDENLDYADVGKDISCNLGSLNIAHTMDSPNFGRTVETAVRGLTAVSDMSHIRSVPSIEAGNAASHAIGLGQMNLHGYLAREGIAYGSPEGLDFTNLYFYTITWHALHTSMMLARERGQRFAGFEQSRYASGEYFNQYLENDWQPKTEMVRQLFARTGVTLPTRTMWQQLRDEVMQYGIYNQNLQAVPPTGSISYINHATSSIHPIVSKIEIRKEGKTGRVYYPAPFMTNENLALYQDAYEIGPEKIIDTYAEATKHVDQGLSLTLFFPDTATTRDINRAQIYAWKKGIKTLYYIRLRQLALEGTEIEGCVSCAL; via the coding sequence TTGGCAACGACAACCGCAGAACCCGTAGTCCAGGCGACACCGGATTATCACGCATTAAACGCGATGCTTAACCTCTACGATCGTGAGGGGCACATTCAGTTTGGCAAAGACCATGATGCGGTGGACGCCTTTTTTGCCACCCACGTTCGCCCGAACACCGTGGCTTTTGAGAGCATCCAACAGCGTCTCGATTATCTTGTCAAAGAGGGCTACTACGAAGAGCGCGTGCTCGCCCGCTACGGGCGTGACGCCATCGTTAAGCTGTTCGAGCATGCGCACGCCAGGGGTTTTCGCTTCCAGACCTTTCTCGGGGTGTGGAAGTATTACACCAGCTACACCCTGAAAACCTTCGACGGTAAACGCTATCTCGAAACCTTCGAGGATCGGGTGGTGATGGTGGCACTCACCCTGGCGCAGGGGGATGAGGCGCTGGCCGTGCAACTCACCGATGAGATCCTCTCGGGCCGTTTCCAGCCAGCCACCCCAACCTTTCTCAACGCCGGGAAAGCGCAGCGCGGCGAACTGGTCTCCTGCTTCCTGCTGCGCATTGAAGACAATATGGAGTCGATTGGCCGGGCGGTGAACTCGGCTTTGCAGCTCTCCAAACGCGGCGGCGGCGTGGCGTTTCTGCTCTCTAACCTGCGCGAAGCGGGTGCGCCGATTAAGCGCATCGAAAACCAGTCCTCCGGCGTTATTCCGGTGATGAAAATGCTCGAGGATGCGTTCTCCTACGCTAACCAGCTGGGGGCGCGTCAGGGAGCCGGGGCGGTGTATCTGCATGCGCACCACCCGGATATCCTGCGTTTTCTGGATACCAAACGCGAAAACGCCGATGAAAAAATTCGCATTAAAACCCTGTCGCTTGGCGTGGTGATCCCGGATATCACCTTCCAACTGGCGAAAGAGAATGCCGATATGGCGCTGTTCTCACCCTACGATATCGAACGTCTTTACGGTAAAGCCTTTGGCGACGTGGCGATAAGCGAACGTTACGATGAACTCGTGGCCGACGATCGCATCCGCAAAAAGTACATAAACGCCCGCGATTTCTTCCAGACGCTCGCCGAGATCCAGTTTGAGTCCGGCTATCCGTACATCATGTACGAGGACACGGTAAACCGCGCCAATCCGATTGCCGGGCGCATCAACATGAGCAACCTGTGCTCGGAAATTTTGCAGGTCAACGCGGCGTCGACCTATGACGAAAACCTTGATTACGCCGACGTGGGCAAGGATATCTCCTGCAACCTCGGGTCGCTGAATATTGCGCACACCATGGACTCCCCCAATTTTGGCCGCACCGTGGAGACCGCCGTACGCGGGCTTACGGCGGTGTCGGACATGAGCCATATTCGCAGCGTGCCCTCGATTGAAGCAGGCAACGCCGCGTCGCACGCCATCGGCCTTGGGCAGATGAACCTGCATGGTTATCTGGCGCGCGAAGGAATAGCCTACGGCAGCCCCGAAGGGCTGGATTTCACCAATCTCTATTTCTACACCATCACCTGGCACGCGCTGCACACTTCAATGATGCTGGCGCGCGAGCGCGGCCAGCGGTTCGCGGGCTTTGAGCAGTCGCGCTACGCCAGCGGCGAGTATTTTAATCAGTATCTGGAAAATGACTGGCAGCCGAAAACCGAAATGGTGCGCCAGCTGTTTGCCCGCACCGGGGTCACGCTGCCCACGCGCACGATGTGGCAGCAACTGCGCGATGAGGTGATGCAATACGGCATCTATAACCAAAACCTGCAGGCGGTGCCGCCCACGGGGTCGATCTCCTACATCAACCACGCCACGTCGAGCATCCACCCGATTGTGTCCAAAATTGAGATCCGCAAGGAAGGCAAAACCGGCCGCGTCTATTACCCGGCCCCGTTTATGACCAACGAGAACCTGGCCCTGTATCAGGACGCGTATGAGATCGGCCCGGAGAAGATCATCGATACCTACGCCGAGGCGACAAAACATGTGGATCAGGGTCTGTCGCTGACGCTTTTCTTCCCGGATACCGCCACCACGCGCGATATCAACCGGGCGCAGATCTATGCCTGGAAGAAAGGCATCAAGACGCTCTACTACATTCGCCTGCGCCAGCTTGCGCTGGAAGGCACCGAAATCGAAGGCTGCGTGTCCTGCGCGCTGTAA
- the nrdI gene encoding class Ib ribonucleoside-diphosphate reductase assembly flavoprotein NrdI produces the protein MSGLVFFSSSSENTLRFMARVGLPAIRIPLNERERIQVTEPYILVVPSYGGGGTAGAVPRQVIRFLNDPQNRQLIRGVIAAGNRNFGDAFGRAGDVISQKCGVPYLYRFELMGTQQDVENVRKGVNEFWQRQPQNP, from the coding sequence ATGAGTGGGCTGGTCTTCTTCTCCAGCAGTTCGGAAAACACGCTCCGCTTTATGGCGCGCGTCGGGTTGCCTGCGATCCGCATTCCGCTCAACGAGCGGGAGCGGATTCAGGTGACTGAACCCTACATCCTGGTGGTGCCCAGCTATGGCGGCGGCGGAACGGCGGGGGCCGTGCCCCGGCAGGTGATCCGCTTTCTTAACGATCCTCAAAACCGACAGCTTATCCGCGGCGTGATCGCGGCGGGTAACCGTAATTTCGGCGATGCGTTTGGACGCGCCGGGGATGTCATCTCTCAAAAATGCGGCGTGCCGTATCTCTATCGCTTTGAACTGATGGGGACACAGCAGGACGTAGAAAACGTGCGTAAAGGAGTGAACGAATTTTGGCAACGACAACCGCAGAACCCGTAG
- the nrdH gene encoding glutaredoxin-like protein NrdH has product MSIIIYTRNNCVQCHATKRAMESRGVAFEMVNIDTVPDAADSLRAQGFRQLPVVIAGETSWSGFRPDMINRLAAQAARA; this is encoded by the coding sequence ATGAGCATTATTATTTACACTCGTAACAATTGTGTTCAGTGCCACGCCACCAAACGCGCCATGGAAAGCCGCGGCGTTGCGTTTGAGATGGTGAATATCGACACGGTCCCGGACGCCGCAGACTCCCTGCGTGCGCAGGGTTTCCGGCAGTTGCCGGTGGTTATCGCCGGGGAAACCAGCTGGTCTGGCTTTCGCCCGGATATGATCAACCGCCTTGCCGCCCAGGCCGCCCGTGCATGA
- a CDS encoding DUF883 domain-containing protein, with protein sequence MFNRPNRNEINDDAQDIRNDVSQLADTLEEVLKSWGSDAKDEADAAKRKAQSLLRETRARMNGRSRTSQAACDAMSCASTFVREKPMCALGTVAAVGIFVGALLSLRK encoded by the coding sequence ATGTTTAACAGACCGAACCGAAACGAAATTAACGACGACGCTCAGGATATTCGTAACGATGTCAGCCAATTAGCGGACACGCTGGAGGAAGTGCTGAAATCCTGGGGTTCTGATGCGAAGGACGAAGCAGATGCCGCGAAACGTAAGGCTCAGTCTCTGCTGCGTGAAACCCGTGCCCGGATGAACGGCCGTTCACGCACTTCCCAGGCCGCCTGCGACGCGATGAGCTGCGCCAGCACCTTCGTGCGTGAGAAACCGATGTGCGCGCTGGGAACCGTCGCCGCCGTCGGTATTTTTGTCGGCGCACTGCTCAGCCTGCGTAAGTAA
- a CDS encoding DUF2002 family protein, whose product MYLRPDEVARVLEKAGFTMDAVTTKAYGYRRGENYVYVNREARMGRTALIIHPTLKDRSQTFAEPASDIKTCDQYQQFPLYLGGERHEHYGIPHGFSSRMALERFLQGLFGDAQ is encoded by the coding sequence ATGTATTTACGACCTGATGAGGTGGCGCGCGTTCTTGAAAAGGCGGGATTTACCATGGATGCGGTGACGACTAAAGCCTATGGATATCGCCGCGGTGAGAATTATGTTTACGTCAACCGTGAAGCGAGAATGGGGCGTACGGCTCTCATTATTCACCCGACACTGAAAGACAGAAGTCAGACATTTGCTGAGCCTGCCTCGGATATTAAAACCTGCGATCAGTATCAGCAATTTCCGCTCTATTTAGGCGGAGAAAGGCATGAGCATTATGGTATACCGCATGGTTTCAGTTCACGCATGGCGCTGGAACGGTTCCTGCAGGGACTGTTTGGCGACGCGCAGTAA
- the alaE gene encoding L-alanine exporter AlaE, with amino-acid sequence MFSPQSRLRHAVADTFAMVVYCSVVNMVIEIVLSGMTFEQSLSSRLVAIPVNILIAWPYGFYRDAVMRFARRVSPGGWAKNLADVLAYVTFQSPVYVVILLTVGASWQQIAAAVSSNIVVSMLMGAVYGYFLDYCRRLFKVSRYSQA; translated from the coding sequence ATGTTCTCACCGCAATCTCGCCTGCGCCACGCGGTAGCGGATACGTTCGCGATGGTTGTCTACTGTTCCGTTGTGAACATGGTGATTGAAATCGTTCTCTCTGGCATGACGTTTGAGCAGTCGCTCTCCTCGCGCCTGGTGGCTATCCCGGTCAATATCCTGATTGCCTGGCCTTACGGGTTTTACCGTGACGCCGTGATGCGCTTTGCCCGCCGCGTTAGCCCGGGTGGATGGGCAAAAAATCTGGCGGATGTGCTGGCGTATGTGACCTTCCAGTCGCCGGTATATGTGGTGATTTTATTGACGGTAGGAGCAAGCTGGCAGCAAATCGCCGCGGCGGTCAGCTCGAATATCGTGGTGTCGATGCTGATGGGTGCGGTGTACGGTTATTTTCTCGACTACTGCCGTCGCCTGTTTAAGGTCAGCCGCTACAGCCAGGCCTGA
- the stpA gene encoding DNA-binding protein StpA, whose amino-acid sequence MSLTLQNLNNIRTLRALARELSLEVLEDVLEKVRIVTEEKRTEQAELERQRAEQQEKINALLELMKADGISPSDLLGNDLINAGQPAKKRKTREPKYRFTDANGEVKTWTGQGRTPKPIATALANGKSLDDFLI is encoded by the coding sequence ATGTCTTTGACGTTACAGAATCTTAATAATATCCGTACGCTTCGTGCGCTGGCGCGTGAATTATCCCTGGAAGTTCTGGAAGACGTGCTGGAAAAAGTCAGGATCGTGACTGAGGAAAAACGCACCGAGCAGGCGGAATTGGAACGGCAGCGCGCTGAACAGCAGGAGAAAATTAATGCGCTGCTGGAGCTGATGAAAGCCGACGGTATTTCCCCGAGCGATTTGCTCGGCAATGACCTGATCAATGCGGGCCAGCCGGCGAAAAAACGTAAAACGCGCGAACCAAAATATCGCTTTACCGACGCCAACGGTGAGGTGAAAACGTGGACCGGCCAGGGCCGCACGCCGAAGCCTATTGCGACTGCACTGGCAAACGGTAAGAGCCTGGATGATTTCCTGATCTAA
- a CDS encoding rhodanese family protein — protein MSLPVISPQQARALIDKGAKLVDIRDADEYAREHIPAARAIPLDSLPGELHPAPGETVIFHCQSGMRTSNNAARLALAASPAQAFVVEGGIQGWKQAGLPTIEDKTQPLPLMRQVQIAAGLLILCGVLLGYGVSSLFFLLSGFVGAGLLFAGVTGFCGMARLLKVMPWNRRTS, from the coding sequence ATGTCACTTCCTGTTATTTCACCGCAGCAGGCACGCGCCCTGATTGATAAGGGCGCAAAACTTGTCGATATTCGCGATGCCGACGAGTATGCCCGCGAGCATATTCCGGCCGCGCGCGCCATACCGCTGGATTCCTTACCCGGCGAGCTACACCCGGCTCCCGGTGAAACGGTCATTTTTCACTGTCAGTCCGGGATGCGAACCTCAAACAATGCCGCACGTCTTGCCCTGGCGGCGTCGCCTGCGCAGGCATTCGTGGTTGAGGGGGGAATTCAGGGCTGGAAACAGGCCGGGCTGCCGACCATTGAAGACAAAACCCAGCCGCTTCCGCTGATGCGTCAGGTGCAGATCGCCGCCGGGCTGCTGATCCTTTGCGGCGTGTTGCTGGGTTACGGCGTCTCCAGCCTCTTTTTCCTGCTGAGCGGATTTGTGGGGGCCGGACTGCTGTTCGCTGGCGTAACCGGTTTTTGCGGCATGGCGCGATTGCTGAAAGTGATGCCGTGGAACCGCCGTACCTCATAA